The Streptomyces phaeolivaceus genome has a window encoding:
- a CDS encoding bifunctional FO biosynthesis protein CofGH, whose amino-acid sequence MTTSATSGTGPTDDRTGPTGPTGPTGSAGPTAPTGPTENSMRRALKRARDGVALDATEAAVLLQARGAALEDLAASAARVRNAGLEAAGRPGVITYSKSVFIPLTRLCRDKCHYCTFVTVPGKLRRAGHGMFMSPDEVLDVARKGAALGCKEALITLGDKPEDRWPEAREWLDAHGYDDTIAYVRAISIRILEETGLLPHLNPGVMSWTDFQRLKPVAPSMGMMLETTATRLWSEPGGPHHGSPDKEPAVRLRALEDAGRSSVPFTSGVLIGIGETYEERADSLFALRKVSRAYHGVQELIIQNFRAKPDTAMRGMPDAELDELVAAVAVARLLMGPSGCIQAPPNLVDSEYERLIGAGIDDWGGVSPLTIDHVNPERPWPQIEELAARSAAAGFELRERLCVYPEFVSRGEPWLDPRLLPHVRALADPETGLARPDAVVEGHPWQEPEEVFVATGRTDLHTAIDTEGRTSDRRDDFDSVYGDWGALREAAAPGMAPERIDTDVRAALATAADDPTKLSDAEALALLHADGPALDVLTRIADDVRKAAVGDDVTYIVTRNINFTNVCYTGCRFCAFAQRRTDADAYTLSLDQVADRARQAWDLGAVEVCMQGGIHPDLPGTAYFDIAKAVKTRVPGMHVHAFSPMEVVNGATRTGMPIREWLTAAKEAGLDSVPGTAAEILDDEVRWILTKGKLPTATWIEVISTAHELGIRSSSTMMYGHVDQPRHWLGHLRTLARIQQRTGGFTEFVTLPFIHTNAPVYLAGISRPGPTTRDNRAVTAMARLLLHPHIPNIQTSWVKLGTEGAAEMLRSGANDLGGTLMEETISRMAGSSYGSYKSVKDLIAVADAAGRPAKPRTTLYGEVPDERQRAAAASDGHLPELLPVLE is encoded by the coding sequence ATGACAACTTCCGCGACCTCTGGAACCGGACCCACCGACGACCGCACAGGGCCCACCGGCCCCACGGGCCCCACCGGCTCCGCAGGGCCGACCGCCCCCACCGGCCCCACCGAGAACTCGATGCGGCGTGCGCTCAAACGGGCCCGGGACGGCGTGGCGCTGGACGCGACCGAGGCGGCGGTGCTGCTGCAGGCGCGCGGCGCGGCGCTGGAGGACCTGGCCGCGTCGGCGGCCCGCGTGCGGAACGCCGGCCTGGAGGCGGCCGGCCGTCCCGGCGTCATCACGTACTCGAAGAGCGTCTTCATCCCGCTCACCCGCCTCTGCCGGGACAAATGCCACTACTGCACCTTCGTCACCGTCCCCGGCAAGCTGCGCCGCGCCGGGCACGGGATGTTCATGTCGCCGGACGAGGTGCTGGACGTGGCCCGCAAGGGCGCCGCCCTCGGCTGCAAGGAAGCCCTGATCACGCTCGGCGACAAGCCGGAGGACCGCTGGCCGGAGGCGCGCGAGTGGCTCGACGCGCACGGCTACGACGACACGATCGCGTACGTCCGGGCCATCTCCATCCGCATCCTGGAGGAGACGGGCCTGCTCCCGCACCTCAACCCGGGCGTGATGTCGTGGACGGACTTCCAGCGCCTCAAGCCCGTCGCCCCCTCCATGGGCATGATGCTGGAGACGACCGCGACCCGCCTGTGGTCCGAGCCCGGCGGCCCCCACCACGGCTCGCCCGACAAGGAACCGGCGGTCCGGCTGCGCGCCCTGGAGGACGCCGGCCGCTCCTCCGTCCCCTTCACCTCCGGCGTCCTGATCGGCATCGGCGAGACGTACGAGGAACGCGCCGACTCCCTCTTCGCGCTCCGCAAGGTCTCCCGCGCCTACCACGGCGTCCAGGAGCTGATCATCCAGAACTTCCGCGCCAAGCCGGACACCGCGATGCGCGGCATGCCGGACGCGGAACTCGACGAACTCGTCGCCGCGGTCGCCGTCGCCCGCCTCCTCATGGGCCCGTCGGGCTGCATCCAGGCCCCGCCGAACCTCGTCGACAGCGAGTACGAGCGACTGATCGGCGCCGGCATCGACGACTGGGGCGGGGTCTCCCCCCTCACGATCGATCACGTCAACCCCGAACGCCCCTGGCCGCAGATCGAAGAACTCGCGGCCAGGTCCGCGGCCGCCGGCTTCGAACTGCGCGAACGCCTCTGCGTCTACCCGGAGTTCGTGTCACGCGGCGAACCCTGGCTCGACCCGCGCCTCCTGCCGCACGTACGCGCGCTGGCCGACCCGGAGACCGGCCTCGCCCGCCCGGACGCGGTCGTCGAGGGCCACCCGTGGCAGGAGCCGGAGGAGGTCTTCGTGGCGACCGGCCGTACGGACCTGCACACCGCCATCGACACCGAGGGCCGTACGTCCGACCGCCGCGACGACTTCGACTCCGTGTACGGCGACTGGGGCGCCCTGCGCGAGGCGGCGGCCCCCGGCATGGCCCCCGAACGCATCGACACGGACGTACGCGCGGCGCTGGCGACGGCGGCGGACGATCCCACCAAGCTCTCCGACGCCGAGGCCCTGGCCCTCCTGCACGCGGACGGCCCGGCGCTTGACGTGCTCACCCGGATCGCGGACGACGTCCGCAAGGCGGCCGTCGGCGACGACGTCACCTACATCGTCACGCGGAACATCAACTTCACGAACGTCTGCTACACCGGCTGCCGCTTCTGCGCCTTCGCGCAACGCCGCACCGACGCCGACGCGTACACGCTCTCCCTCGACCAGGTCGCCGACCGCGCCCGACAGGCCTGGGACCTCGGCGCGGTGGAGGTCTGCATGCAGGGCGGCATCCACCCCGACCTGCCCGGCACGGCGTACTTCGACATCGCGAAGGCCGTGAAGACCCGCGTCCCCGGCATGCACGTCCACGCCTTCTCCCCGATGGAGGTGGTGAACGGCGCGACCCGTACGGGGATGCCGATCCGCGAGTGGCTGACGGCCGCGAAGGAGGCCGGCCTCGACTCCGTCCCCGGCACCGCCGCCGAGATCCTCGACGACGAGGTCCGCTGGATCCTCACCAAGGGCAAACTCCCCACCGCCACCTGGATCGAGGTCATCTCCACCGCCCACGAACTGGGCATCCGCTCCTCCTCGACCATGATGTACGGCCATGTCGACCAGCCCCGCCACTGGCTCGGCCACCTGCGCACCCTGGCCCGTATCCAGCAACGGACCGGCGGCTTCACGGAGTTCGTGACCCTCCCCTTCATCCACACCAACGCCCCGGTCTACCTGGCCGGCATCTCCCGCCCAGGCCCGACCACGCGCGACAACCGCGCCGTCACCGCCATGGCCCGCCTCCTCCTGCACCCCCACATCCCCAACATCCAGACCAGCTGGGTGAAGTTGGGCACGGAGGGCGCGGCGGAGATGCTCCGTTCCGGCGCCAACGACCTCGGCGGCACCCTCATGGAGGAGACCATCTCCCGCATGGCGGGCTCCTCCTACGGCTCCTACAAGTCCGTCAAGGACCTCATCGCCGTGGCCGACGCGGCGGGCCGCCCGGCCAAGCCCCGCACGACGTTGTACGGCGAGGTCCCGGACGAACGCCAACGCGCGGCAGCGGCCTCGGACGGCCATCTCCCGGAGCTGCTGCCGGTGTTGGAGTGA
- a CDS encoding LLM class F420-dependent oxidoreductase, producing MRISVTIFLTDETISPTRLARELEQRGFAGLYLPEHTHIPVERTTPYPAGGELPREYGRTLDPFVALGQAAAVTERLGLGTGITLVAQHDPIDLAKQIATVDHLSGGRLTLGLGYGWNVEEAADHGVAWRTRRELVRDRMALMRALWAEEPTAYEGEFGSVRASSAYPKPVQKARGPVVGPRTLIGGAAGPKLFAHIAEYADGWLPIGGRGLGEALPVLRRVWADAGRDAAGLQVVPYAVRPSAGKLAYYAESGIEEAVVQLPPAGEAEVLGLLDEYGVFLGEGA from the coding sequence ATGCGCATCTCCGTGACGATCTTCCTCACCGACGAGACGATCTCTCCGACCCGGCTCGCCCGTGAGTTGGAGCAACGCGGCTTCGCGGGGCTCTACCTCCCCGAGCACACCCACATCCCCGTCGAGCGGACGACGCCGTACCCGGCGGGCGGGGAGCTGCCGCGTGAGTACGGCCGCACCCTGGACCCCTTCGTGGCGCTCGGCCAGGCCGCCGCCGTCACCGAGCGGCTGGGGCTCGGCACCGGGATCACGCTGGTCGCGCAGCACGACCCGATCGACCTCGCGAAGCAGATCGCGACCGTCGACCACCTGTCCGGCGGGCGCCTCACCCTCGGCCTCGGCTACGGCTGGAACGTCGAGGAGGCCGCCGACCACGGGGTCGCCTGGCGCACCCGGCGGGAACTGGTACGGGACCGGATGGCGCTGATGAGGGCGCTGTGGGCGGAGGAGCCGACGGCGTACGAGGGGGAGTTCGGGAGCGTGCGGGCGAGTTCCGCGTATCCGAAGCCGGTGCAGAAGGCGCGGGGGCCGGTCGTGGGGCCGCGCACGCTGATCGGCGGGGCCGCGGGGCCGAAGCTGTTCGCGCACATCGCCGAGTACGCGGACGGGTGGCTGCCGATCGGGGGGCGGGGGCTGGGGGAGGCGTTGCCGGTGCTGCGGCGGGTGTGGGCCGACGCGGGGCGCGATGCGGCGGGGTTGCAGGTGGTGCCGTACGCGGTGCGGCCGAGTGCGGGGAAGCTGGCGTACTACGCGGAGTCGGGCATCGAGGAGGCGGTCGTGCAGCTGCCTCCGGCGGGGGAGGCCGAGGTGTTGGGGCTGTTGGACGAGTACGGGGTGTTCTTGGGGGAGGGGGCCTGA
- a CDS encoding CehA/McbA family metallohydrolase, whose product MCDDDHGDGNRNGNRNGLGRRALFVTSATAALTLGSVTFGTSGAEAAHGDQETKTIRGTLPTGSPDFVYLPVEVPSGVRELKVSYSYGRPTVPAGTAGNALDIGVFDERGTELGGKGFRGWSGGARTEFFLRADEATPGYIPGPVRPGTWHIALGPYTVAPDGLPYEITITLTYGRPATAVKPVYPPERAKGRGRAWYRGDCHLHSWYSDGRRTLAELAALARAAGLDFINSSEHNTQSAHAHWAEHAGDDLLIMLGEEVTTRNGHVLALGVDPGTFVDWRYRARDNRFGKYAREIRRAGGLVVPAHPHATCIGCNWKFGFGEADAVEVWNGAYSPEDEVALADWDGMLVAAVREGREGREGRTGRADWIPAMGNSDAHRDPDPVGRPQTVVLADDLTREAIQEGLRAGRSYVAESKDVSVSFTASGARGEHAGIGERLQVDADAAVTVRLEATGSAGCVIRFVTDQGVLFTSAEIPASGTGAAEWRTTASYAAYVRAEVRRPPIVPGFPGPLAAFTNPIFLGRQ is encoded by the coding sequence ATGTGCGACGACGATCACGGTGACGGGAACAGGAACGGGAACAGGAACGGACTCGGAAGGCGGGCGCTGTTCGTGACGTCGGCGACGGCGGCGCTTACGTTGGGAAGCGTGACCTTTGGGACGAGCGGCGCCGAGGCCGCGCACGGCGACCAGGAGACCAAGACCATCCGGGGGACCCTCCCCACCGGCTCCCCCGATTTCGTCTATCTGCCGGTCGAAGTACCGTCAGGGGTACGGGAGTTGAAGGTCTCGTACAGCTATGGAAGACCGACCGTCCCGGCCGGCACCGCGGGCAACGCGCTCGACATCGGTGTCTTCGACGAACGCGGCACGGAACTCGGCGGCAAGGGCTTCCGCGGCTGGTCGGGCGGCGCGCGCACGGAGTTCTTCCTCCGCGCGGACGAGGCGACGCCGGGTTACATCCCGGGCCCGGTGCGCCCCGGCACCTGGCACATCGCGCTGGGCCCGTACACGGTGGCGCCGGACGGACTGCCGTACGAGATCACGATCACTCTCACCTACGGTCGCCCGGCCACGGCGGTGAAGCCGGTGTATCCGCCGGAGCGGGCCAAGGGGCGGGGCCGGGCCTGGTACCGGGGCGACTGCCATCTGCACTCCTGGTACTCCGACGGCCGCCGTACGCTCGCCGAGCTGGCGGCGCTGGCCCGCGCGGCGGGGCTGGACTTCATCAACAGCTCGGAGCACAACACCCAGTCCGCGCACGCCCATTGGGCCGAGCACGCCGGCGACGACCTGCTGATCATGCTGGGCGAGGAGGTCACCACCCGCAACGGTCATGTGCTGGCGCTCGGGGTCGATCCGGGGACGTTCGTCGACTGGCGGTACCGGGCGCGGGACAACCGGTTCGGCAAGTACGCGCGGGAGATCCGGCGCGCCGGGGGCCTGGTCGTCCCGGCCCATCCGCACGCCACCTGCATCGGCTGCAACTGGAAGTTCGGCTTCGGCGAGGCGGACGCGGTGGAGGTGTGGAACGGGGCGTACTCGCCGGAGGACGAGGTGGCGCTCGCCGACTGGGACGGCATGCTCGTCGCGGCCGTGCGCGAGGGCCGCGAAGGCCGGGAGGGCCGTACGGGCCGCGCGGACTGGATTCCGGCGATGGGCAACAGCGACGCGCATCGCGACCCCGACCCCGTGGGCCGCCCCCAGACGGTCGTCCTCGCCGACGATCTGACCCGGGAGGCCATCCAGGAGGGGTTGCGGGCGGGCCGTTCGTACGTCGCCGAGTCCAAGGACGTGTCGGTGTCGTTCACGGCGTCCGGGGCGCGCGGCGAGCACGCGGGCATCGGGGAGCGGCTGCAGGTGGACGCGGACGCCGCCGTCACCGTCCGTCTGGAGGCGACGGGTTCCGCCGGCTGCGTCATCCGCTTCGTCACCGACCAGGGTGTCCTGTTCACCTCGGCGGAGATCCCGGCGTCGGGCACCGGCGCGGCCGAGTGGCGTACGACGGCCTCGTACGCGGCGTACGTCCGCGCGGAGGTCCGCCGGCCCCCGATCGTCCCGGGTTTCCCGGGCCCGCTGGCGGCCTTCACGAACCCGATCTTCCTCGGGCGACAGTAG